The DNA segment TCGTTGAAGGATTAAAGTATGAAAAAATCGTTATTTTTATGTGCATTGTTGTTAACCAATACATCTGTTTTTAATGCAACAATTGAAAAATCAGTTTGTGATCGATCTATGCATTTGCAGTCTCTGCGATGCTATGTTTCAGAAATATATTTAAAGTTAAAATCTGCGATATTCAAACCATTTTCTTCTGATAAAAATATAGTATCAAGCAATAAAAATATAGACTTTCAAAGTCTTATACAGCGCTCTGATGCCTTCGTGAAACGATTTCCAACGCATGATAATCGCATTAAAATAATAGCTGAAAACAATGCAAGTATACAAGCTAGTATTGTCAATCAAGCAAAAAATACGTATCCAATAATGCATACAAAAGTCTTTCAATTGATTCAGGATTTTTTACAATACAAAAAACAACAAGGCAGTATCATTGAAAAACAATTGTATAGTTCAATGTCGGTACATGGATTTATTGATCGTCTTTTAACGAAACGACCATTAATGTTTATGAATGCACATGATAGCTATTTATTAAAAGATGGAACGAATGGACATGGTGGATTTGAAAAAATAGGCACTACACAAGAAAAATTGCCATTGATTCTTAAGGATTATCTTTCATACGATGAAATGCAGATTGCAGCGCTCATTGGGGTTTCTGTTTCGACATATTTTATTAATAACGGAAATAGAAATAATTCAGGTATTAAATCAACAAAAAATGATTATGAACAACAAGGTATTTTTGTTGGTCTTGTGGGGGCTCGATTTGAAAAGCCAGGATTTATGGAATGGCAACATATTGTTGTAACTCCGGGTAGAGATATTGATTTACAGATGAAAAAAGATGTGCTGGATATATGGGCACGTTTTTATAATCACAAATTTGATACCTATCAACAAGCAGCAAAAGATATATCCAATCGATATATTTCTTTTATGCATCAAGGTCAAAAATGCTTTTTTGATACGGTGATGTACAAAAAACGTATGCAATTGGTTATTGAACCTTTTTTAAGAGATGCTCAAAAACGTGGACTTCATTCAGGCAAAAAAGTATATGTACATGCAACAGGGCTTGGACTTGGTGTTTGGAATATTATACCTAATCAGGCACAATTATTAGTTGATGTATATTCTGAGTTAATTGATACTATGGGAGCTCATGAATTGTCCCAAATTTCAGATATTAATTTCAGTTATTTTCCATCAGGTATGTATTGGAAAAATATAAAAAATAATACATATATTAAAATTCATTTTTCACTCCGAAATCCTGCAGATATTTTGAGCGGTGCAGATGTTGGCAAACTTTTGGTTGCTCAATATGCATGGGATGGTAACTCTTATCCAGGAAATGAGTATTGGAATGGTTTACTTACTGCATCTGGAGATCCAGCTGCAGCATGTTGTAGCACTATTGCTGAACTTCAAAATCCAAAAATAAATATACATGTTTGCGCAAAAAATAGTTTGCTTTTATAATTCACGCTTAATGTTAAAAAAATTGTTTGCATACTGTTAAGTTAACTTCGATATTGACTTTGCTTGTTCTGAACGCTTTGACTAGGGCCTGTCATTTTTTCCACAGAAGTGTGAGATAATTTAAGGTTAAAGAAAACCGTGCTAGCACTGAGAAAAATGAATGGCAGCCTGCCTGTTACAAAGTATTAATCAAAAAAATAAATTTAAAATATGAATGAAAAAATAGTGCTAGCCAAAGTTTTTACGATGGTAGGCACTATTTTTTGTTTAATCTATGAAAAAATTACTCTAGAAAAAAAATAGATATTATAAAAAATTTATTTCATCAATCCATGGTTCTGTTGTAAGTGCTGACTTTTCAATAACATATTGAATATATGGCGCTATGGGACTTGGTAATTGCTTAAGATCAAAAAATTCTAATTGGGCACACTTTTCAGGTTCCGTATTGATAATCGAATGATTGGATAGATCAGCTTTAAAAATATAGTTTGCGTAATCGTATGGATCTGAAAAATGATGAAAAGCTCCTACTGCTTTAAGATCATTCGGCTGTAAATGTATGCCACATTCTTCATAAGCTTCACGTATCATAGCATTTTTTGCTGACTCGCCTTCAAAAACATGTCCTGCTGGCAAGCTCCAATGTTCATTTAGATGATCAGTATTGATACGTTTGCCAAGTAATATTTTATTGTCTTTGAGTCCAATTAAATAAGCGGCTATGCGAGTTTTCGTTCTGTTTTTATCGTTGTTCATTGATTTTTCCTTGTAGTTTGTTTTTAACATCAAGTAAGACTGTGCGCATTTCTTCTAGTGTAACACTTGGTGCACAAAGTTGAATATTTAAAAAGTTTGATCAATAGTGTCTCATAAAAATACTTTGCTGGTCCTGAATGCTTTTACCAGGGCGCACCATTCGTTTTTTTCACCAAAGTGTGAGATAATCTTAAAACTAAAGTAAATTGTGCTAACATTGAAAAAATGAATGGCAGGCAACCAGTTATTTATTTTTAGAAGAAAGTGTAATGACTTTAAAAAAGGGTTTGTAGTATGCGGATTAGCGTTGTATTATTTATTGTATGTACGGTATCTTTGTTGGCGATATATATTAATAATTCTAAAAATGAAAAAAGGGAGATTATGAATCAGGATTGCATTTTTTGCAAAATTATTTCAGGACAAATTCCAAGTAAAATAATTGAAGAAACTGACGATATAATCGTTATCAAAGATATACAGCCAAAAGCGCTTGTCCACTATCTTATAATCCCTAAAAAACATATTGCAAACATTCAATCATGCACGAGTCAGGATCAAGCTCTTTTGGGCTCAATGCTACTCATGGCACAAAAACTTTCTCAAAGTTTAGCCGGATCACAAGAATTTAAACTTATTTCAAACAATGGCGCTTCTGTTGGCCAAAGTGTGTTTCATATTCATATGCACTTTTTGTCGGGCAGCTCGTTTCAAAAATATGAAGTTTAGATCAGATTTGTCACTCCATTACCGTATTTAAAAATTCTTCTAATCTTTTTTTGAACTCTTGTTGCTGTTTGAGGTGATATGTTCCATGACTTTCATGCTCAATCCACCATGAATACGGGTGTTTGATTTGATCGGCTATCTTTTGAACTGGCATTGCCGGCACATATGGATCATGCAAGCAATGGATAAAAAATATAGGACACGAAGCATTTGTCATGCATTGTTCGATTCCGTCTAATGTTTGATGGTGTGATTTAAGGGTGAAGCGATAAAATTGCTTTGTTATCCAGCAGGTTGGTCTGATCAACCATGAAAAGTAGGTGTTTTTAAATCTATGTTTAACTTCTGCGCAAATTGTTGGTTCAACTATATCAACCAATTTTAACCAACCGCTATCAAAAATAATTCCTTTGATGTTGTAACAGTTTGTGCAGTTTGTTTTTGCAAGATGATCGACCGCTTTCATACAATGAAAAGCCCCAGAGCATATTCCATGAATGACAATGCTTTGCGTTAAGTTATTACTGGTGTTGTAGGTATTTAAAAAATCTATTGCAGCAACTATGTCTTGGTATTCTGATGATCCGTATTGTTTAATGTTTTGATATGACAAAAGTTTCCCGTCGCTTTCTTGGTGGCCGCGTGCATCAAAAAATAAAAAATTGTATGGCTTGTCTGCTAGAAGTGCGAAGAAAGATGCCATTCCTTCTTTTGTTCCTGGGTAAAATCCCGCGCAATAAAGGATAGTTCCTTTGATTTTTATTTTTTTACTTTGATCGATAAATAGGCCACAAATTTTAAAATTATCTTGAGTTGTAAAACAAACTTTTTGAAATCCATGAGATGTTAGAATTTCTTGCACTTTAGTAGGTACTTTTAATATTGATGTGTCGAAAAGTTGTGACAACTCATTGTTTGAATGGATTGTTGAAATGGTTGATAAAAAAATGAACATAAGAACTGTTTTCTTCATGGCTTCCTACTACTTTAAAATTGTTGACTGCTCTATAAAGGCTATCATTGGATTTTTTGTTTACAAATTTTTGTTGCTTTTGAAAATATTGACTAAGATCTCAGATGAAATAATACTTTTTTTAAAGGGAGAGAGTTGTGCAAATCTTATTAATTTTTTTATCCGTTTTCTTTTCTTGTCTGTCTACGTGCATCATGAGTTATCTGGCCATGAGCACGCAGCTTGGGCCCTGGGTAGCGCCTGTGTTTGTAGTCGTGTGCATGGTGCTCGCAATGCCGTTGGTGTCACGCAGCTGGTTTAGAGAGCATGTGATTATTACGATTGCTGCTGGTTCTATAGGTGGAATGGTTGGGACCTGTCTGGGCTTAACTTGGCCATCGTTTTATTTTTTACATGAGCATGCATTTATAGAGTCAATGAAATCACCAATGATTTTTGCTGGAACTATTTCGTTGTTTGTTCTGAGTGCTGGAATACTCGCGTTTTTAATAGCGTATTTAATAAAAGATCATCTTATCATAGAGCATAAATTACCGTTTCCTATGAGTCGCTTGGTGCATAACATTGTTTACATTGATAAAGAAAAATCGAGTCAAGCGATGATGACGCAGGGGATTGTTGCATCAACAGCTTGGAATATCTTTCTTCTTGCGCAACGTATGTGGTTGCATCCGTACGCATTGCAGCTGCATATGATTCCAATGCTTATCTCAATTGGGTTTGTAGCGGGAAGACTTAGCACCGTTCCTTTACTTGTCGGTATGACGTCTCGAAAATTAGTTTTGTACGGACTGAGAAATAATTTTTTTGTTGGTTATTCCGACAAAGAATTCATCATTCGATTTTGCTCAGGAGTACTTTTAGCATTGTTTCTTTCGCGTCTTGTTTTACTGTTTAAACAACGTAGACATTTACTTGCGACTTCAGATTTTTTTACAGTATTCATGCGATTATATAAGCGTAGATTTTTACGAATATTTTTTGTTGCATCTATAATCTGTTCCATATTGCTCTTGCATGCATGGAATGTTTCTTGGTTTTCTCAAATATACGTTTTTATAATTTTGTTATTTCTTTGTTACAACGCTGCCTACATGGTGGGTGTGGTTGGTGTCATAGAGCTTGGACTGTTTGTTTGGCTTATTGTTTTACCACTTGTTGATATCTATACCGTGGCCTCTACAAGTGTGGTAGCGGTTGCTGTATTTTCGATGATATGCATTGGCTTGCTTATTGATTTAATGTTTTCTTGCAAATTGGCATCTTTATCACAAATTGCGTATAGCAAAATAGTAAGATATCAAATCTTGGGATTTGTGGTGGCGGTAATCTGTTCAGGATTTATTATGTGGTGGTACGCTCACACTCTTCAATTAGGATCGACTTCTTTAATGGCGCAGTCTGCTCAAGGATTTGATTTGATGATTCAGGTGGGGCAGTATAGTCACCGTGTGGTGCTATGTGGTGTTTTGTTTGGACTAGTTCTTCGAAGAGTAGTAAGTGAGCCGTTTACGGTTATTGGATCGATGCTTATGTCGACTTCGATAACATTTTGGTTAGTGCTAGCTGGTGCTTTTTCTTACTTTATTAAAAAAGATGAAAAGTATTACCCCTTTTGGTTTGGAGTTTATGCTTCACATGCCCTATGGATGATGATATTGGCATTTGTATAAAAAGGAGAAATTTGTATTTATTGAATGTGTTAAGTGTTTTAGTAGAAAAGTTTTTATTTAATAAGGAGAGTCTGATGAAAAAAGGTTTAAGGTTTATATTGATATGGGTACTTGTACTTACGGCAGAGAAAACGTTAGGAGTCGCGTCCTTTAAGTCTATACGACAAATTGTCGAAGATTCATCATGTATTGTTCCATTCTTAGTAGATCCAAGTAGTACGCATAGCCAACTGAATGTTGCTGTTAATGATAACAATTCTACTTTTTCTGCTATAAACATCCCTTTGCCGAGCACGCATTTGGGCAGTGGTTTTTTGACGCGTATTAAAAATTTAAGTGTACAGCCTGGAAA comes from the Candidatus Babeliales bacterium genome and includes:
- a CDS encoding NUDIX domain-containing protein, translating into MNNDKNRTKTRIAAYLIGLKDNKILLGKRINTDHLNEHWSLPAGHVFEGESAKNAMIREAYEECGIHLQPNDLKAVGAFHHFSDPYDYANYIFKADLSNHSIINTEPEKCAQLEFFDLKQLPSPIAPYIQYVIEKSALTTEPWIDEINFL
- a CDS encoding alpha/beta hydrolase encodes the protein MKKTVLMFIFLSTISTIHSNNELSQLFDTSILKVPTKVQEILTSHGFQKVCFTTQDNFKICGLFIDQSKKIKIKGTILYCAGFYPGTKEGMASFFALLADKPYNFLFFDARGHQESDGKLLSYQNIKQYGSSEYQDIVAAIDFLNTYNTSNNLTQSIVIHGICSGAFHCMKAVDHLAKTNCTNCYNIKGIIFDSGWLKLVDIVEPTICAEVKHRFKNTYFSWLIRPTCWITKQFYRFTLKSHHQTLDGIEQCMTNASCPIFFIHCLHDPYVPAMPVQKIADQIKHPYSWWIEHESHGTYHLKQQQEFKKRLEEFLNTVME
- a CDS encoding DUF4804 domain-containing protein, with the protein product MKKSLFLCALLLTNTSVFNATIEKSVCDRSMHLQSLRCYVSEIYLKLKSAIFKPFSSDKNIVSSNKNIDFQSLIQRSDAFVKRFPTHDNRIKIIAENNASIQASIVNQAKNTYPIMHTKVFQLIQDFLQYKKQQGSIIEKQLYSSMSVHGFIDRLLTKRPLMFMNAHDSYLLKDGTNGHGGFEKIGTTQEKLPLILKDYLSYDEMQIAALIGVSVSTYFINNGNRNNSGIKSTKNDYEQQGIFVGLVGARFEKPGFMEWQHIVVTPGRDIDLQMKKDVLDIWARFYNHKFDTYQQAAKDISNRYISFMHQGQKCFFDTVMYKKRMQLVIEPFLRDAQKRGLHSGKKVYVHATGLGLGVWNIIPNQAQLLVDVYSELIDTMGAHELSQISDINFSYFPSGMYWKNIKNNTYIKIHFSLRNPADILSGADVGKLLVAQYAWDGNSYPGNEYWNGLLTASGDPAAACCSTIAELQNPKINIHVCAKNSLLL
- a CDS encoding histidine triad nucleotide-binding protein; this translates as MNQDCIFCKIISGQIPSKIIEETDDIIVIKDIQPKALVHYLIIPKKHIANIQSCTSQDQALLGSMLLMAQKLSQSLAGSQEFKLISNNGASVGQSVFHIHMHFLSGSSFQKYEV